Proteins from a genomic interval of Oceanispirochaeta crateris:
- the gpmI gene encoding 2,3-bisphosphoglycerate-independent phosphoglycerate mutase — translation MVEPLKKHSFIQKRRGPVVLCIMDGVGYGKYETGDAVKAAMTETLDELAASCPKTALKAHGVAVGLPSDDDMGNSEVGHNAIGCGRVFAQGAKLVGKSIDSGRMFEGETWQKLMNNAKDNDGTLHFIGLLSDGNVHSHVDHLKAMIVKAKEGGVKTVRIHALLDGRDVGEMSALDFFDPTEAFLADISDDNFSARIASGGGRMQITMDRYQANWSIVEKGWATHVLGEGELFASAHEAIVSLRERTEAIDQDLPPFVIADEGVPVGTIEDGDSVILFNFRGDRALEITNAFEAGDEFDKFDRIRVPKVEYAGMMEYDGDLHVPAQYLVTPPAIDRTMAEYLVATGVKQYSISETQKFGHVTYFFNGNKTGKFSEELETYVEVPSDVVPFEQRPAMKCADIADKVIETIQGGEYELIKLNFPNGDMVGHTGVFQAVVCSMEAMDLSIGRIKKAVQEAGGVLILSADHGNSDDMLEHNKKGDLVIKENGKPRAKTSHSLNPVPCIIYDADYKGDYSETLVEGLGISSLAATTINLLGYEAPEDYDKSVLQKK, via the coding sequence GTGGTAGAACCGCTTAAAAAACATAGTTTCATACAAAAAAGAAGAGGACCCGTCGTGCTTTGTATCATGGACGGAGTCGGATATGGTAAATACGAGACGGGAGATGCAGTCAAGGCTGCTATGACAGAAACCCTGGATGAACTCGCAGCTAGCTGTCCCAAAACGGCTCTCAAGGCTCACGGTGTGGCAGTAGGGCTTCCATCAGATGATGACATGGGAAACTCCGAAGTTGGACACAACGCCATTGGTTGCGGCCGTGTGTTCGCTCAGGGAGCCAAACTGGTGGGTAAATCCATCGATTCAGGCCGGATGTTTGAGGGAGAAACCTGGCAGAAACTGATGAACAACGCCAAAGATAATGATGGAACCCTCCATTTTATTGGTCTCCTGTCTGATGGAAATGTTCATTCCCATGTGGATCACCTCAAGGCCATGATTGTCAAAGCCAAAGAAGGGGGAGTCAAAACTGTTCGTATTCATGCCCTCCTGGACGGCCGTGATGTGGGTGAGATGTCCGCACTTGATTTTTTTGATCCCACCGAAGCCTTTCTGGCAGATATTTCGGATGATAATTTTTCTGCACGCATTGCCTCTGGCGGTGGACGGATGCAGATCACCATGGACCGATATCAGGCCAACTGGAGCATCGTTGAAAAAGGGTGGGCAACACATGTTCTGGGTGAAGGTGAACTCTTCGCATCGGCTCATGAAGCCATTGTTTCACTAAGAGAAAGAACAGAAGCCATCGATCAGGATCTTCCTCCCTTCGTTATCGCCGATGAGGGTGTTCCCGTAGGAACAATAGAAGACGGAGACAGTGTGATCCTCTTTAATTTTAGAGGAGACCGTGCTCTTGAAATCACCAATGCCTTTGAAGCAGGTGATGAGTTTGACAAGTTTGACAGAATCCGGGTTCCCAAGGTGGAGTATGCGGGAATGATGGAATATGACGGAGACCTTCATGTCCCCGCACAGTATCTTGTGACTCCCCCCGCCATTGACCGGACCATGGCAGAATACCTTGTGGCCACAGGAGTCAAGCAGTATTCCATCAGTGAAACTCAAAAATTCGGCCATGTCACCTATTTCTTCAATGGAAATAAGACTGGAAAATTCAGCGAAGAGCTGGAAACCTATGTGGAGGTTCCCTCCGATGTGGTTCCCTTTGAACAGAGGCCTGCCATGAAGTGCGCCGACATTGCAGACAAGGTAATCGAAACAATTCAGGGGGGAGAATATGAGCTTATAAAACTCAATTTTCCCAATGGCGATATGGTGGGACACACCGGTGTGTTTCAGGCCGTCGTTTGTTCCATGGAAGCCATGGACCTGAGTATCGGACGGATTAAAAAGGCCGTACAGGAAGCCGGCGGAGTGCTTATTCTCTCTGCCGATCATGGTAATTCCGACGATATGCTGGAACATAATAAAAAAGGAGACCTGGTCATTAAGGAGAATGGAAAGCCCCGGGCCAAGACCTCCCATTCATTGAATCCGGTTCCTTGTATCATTTATGATGCGGATTACAAGGGAGACTATTCTGAGACTCTCGTGGAAGGCCTGGGGATCAGTTCCCTGGCGGCAACCACCATCAACCTTCTGGGCTATGAGGCTCCCGAAGATTATGACAAGAGCGTCCTTCAGAAAAAGTAG
- a CDS encoding DUF362 domain-containing protein yields MKKPIVTVVSCPEYDVKMIQDQIEMIISTTTFPDVMNKSVLLKPNMLSGSDPAKAVTTHPAFIKAVIRSLKKRGASRIAVGDSPGVASADAAGKKSGIKDAVESEGAQWAVFNDVVSVPCPNGKKQKQFYLASISQEVDLIISLPKMKTHEMMYYTGAVKNLFGLIPGLKKSRFHLNFPEKEDFASMIVDLLETVKPAYSLMDAIVSMEGPGPGSGTPRQTGLILGSDNAAALDWTAAEIMGYNGIDIPILKEIVNRGEWLHSETVIEYPRLHPDELKINDFKRVHVLKDTGFFKKKTPPALYNAVKNLYVPRPFFEASPCIVCRRCVDICPAKALSVVKKNPRKKIKIDYKLCIRCYCCHEVCPVEAIRIGRI; encoded by the coding sequence ATGAAAAAACCAATTGTTACTGTTGTTTCCTGTCCTGAATATGATGTCAAAATGATACAGGACCAAATTGAAATGATCATATCCACAACGACCTTTCCGGATGTGATGAACAAGTCTGTCCTCCTGAAACCGAATATGCTCTCCGGTTCGGATCCGGCAAAAGCCGTCACCACCCATCCAGCCTTTATTAAAGCCGTTATCAGGTCCCTCAAAAAGCGGGGTGCCTCCCGCATTGCCGTGGGAGATTCTCCTGGTGTGGCATCTGCCGATGCGGCGGGTAAAAAGAGCGGCATTAAGGACGCAGTTGAATCTGAGGGGGCCCAATGGGCCGTTTTCAATGATGTGGTCAGCGTTCCCTGTCCCAATGGGAAAAAACAGAAACAATTCTATTTGGCCTCTATTTCGCAGGAGGTGGATTTAATCATATCTCTCCCGAAGATGAAGACCCATGAGATGATGTACTATACAGGGGCGGTTAAGAATCTATTCGGCCTGATCCCGGGCCTCAAGAAATCCCGCTTTCATCTGAATTTCCCCGAAAAAGAGGATTTTGCCTCCATGATTGTAGACCTCCTTGAAACAGTCAAACCCGCCTATTCCCTGATGGACGCCATTGTCTCCATGGAGGGGCCAGGCCCCGGAAGCGGCACCCCCCGTCAAACTGGATTGATCCTGGGCTCAGATAACGCGGCAGCCCTGGACTGGACGGCCGCTGAAATCATGGGTTACAACGGGATCGACATCCCCATACTGAAGGAGATTGTGAACCGGGGAGAATGGCTCCATTCAGAGACAGTCATCGAGTATCCCCGCCTTCATCCGGATGAATTAAAGATCAATGATTTCAAGAGAGTCCATGTGTTGAAGGATACTGGATTTTTCAAGAAGAAAACCCCGCCGGCACTCTATAACGCCGTTAAAAATCTGTACGTCCCCAGGCCCTTTTTTGAGGCTTCTCCCTGTATCGTCTGCAGAAGATGTGTGGATATCTGTCCCGCCAAGGCCCTTTCGGTGGTTAAGAAAAACCCGCGTAAAAAAATCAAAATAGACTACAAACTCTGTATACGCTGTTACTGCTGTCATGAAGTGTGTCCTGTGGAAGCCATACGCATAGGCAGGATTTGA
- a CDS encoding HEAT repeat domain-containing protein produces MKNILALKNNEKDRKYLQSSMAETKPYQWLSATLQSLEKQAKEAPWKYLFLNYEEELRLMAQHPDSKLRYQACSILILSDSKTTRRILWDLFRDNHQEIRILMIQYFRSSDRQKLYNTLFRLYLRDPLFQVRKEALSRIRKDFSDLYTLNTENLEVEERIHCLELLDIHSAHDHNLALRLMDDPSPGIVLAASLYLEKTGTLDNLIKKASLKDEVDLDRRKKILISAAEHQVISFLMKKENLQGRASLFLAIEVFQKGMTSSLFPWVIEQVFGLKGSTPVVQELKEKALSCLIKRKDPESILLIKRFLQEKLEQPALMELLIENLPSEGNFQFYPILKTFLMDKDFPYWPSLVKSFEKMPLNLCLSDLYALVRDASLDKIIRKRAVLLLPRFGEFTSTLFILENLGLLDQDEMSDLALSIVRSQKSEFLKTAAFIFSEHDSALHQNLMRLASASGIQELIPVMEEKLVDADPMSRMVSLSCLKELDQRDSIPLMRGLLYDPDERVRREAASVFVDWNREETLSEVGKILQDKNESPSVLRAIIKALGLCKNSNVIPLLISLSEWQIELKDKILEALSLKQSREEMALIISHFASSSDQGREFLIEVFRAMGESIEEPLMDLLGSTQDQTLKESIASVLDKTGYTDLQIGLLKSPYSSRRLSAAGNLSLIASLNACRGLLFAAKDINRDIRILAIRALVQIRENTEILEQLKDDPDKKVRRYTLWAIERMKASQLP; encoded by the coding sequence ATGAAAAATATTTTGGCTCTTAAGAATAATGAGAAAGACAGGAAGTACCTCCAGTCATCCATGGCTGAGACAAAACCCTATCAATGGCTGAGTGCTACCCTTCAAAGCCTAGAAAAACAGGCAAAAGAAGCCCCCTGGAAATACCTTTTTCTAAATTATGAAGAAGAGTTACGCCTGATGGCACAGCATCCGGATTCCAAGCTCCGCTACCAGGCGTGCAGTATCCTGATCTTATCGGATTCAAAAACGACCCGCCGTATCCTCTGGGATCTTTTTAGAGACAACCATCAGGAAATCCGTATCCTCATGATTCAATACTTTCGCTCCTCGGACAGACAAAAGTTGTACAATACCCTCTTTCGTCTCTATCTAAGGGATCCGCTGTTTCAAGTCAGAAAAGAAGCCCTATCGAGGATCAGGAAAGATTTTTCAGATCTCTATACCCTGAACACTGAGAATCTGGAAGTGGAAGAGAGGATTCACTGCCTGGAACTTCTGGATATCCATTCGGCCCATGACCATAACCTGGCACTCCGCCTCATGGATGATCCCAGCCCTGGAATCGTCCTTGCCGCCTCCCTCTACCTTGAAAAAACAGGAACCCTAGACAATCTGATAAAAAAAGCCAGTCTTAAGGATGAGGTGGATTTAGACCGGAGAAAAAAAATCCTAATAAGCGCCGCGGAGCATCAGGTCATCTCATTCTTGATGAAAAAAGAGAACCTACAAGGCAGGGCTTCCCTTTTCCTGGCCATTGAGGTTTTTCAAAAAGGGATGACAAGCAGCCTCTTTCCCTGGGTCATAGAACAGGTTTTCGGACTCAAGGGGAGTACTCCCGTTGTGCAGGAATTGAAAGAAAAAGCACTCAGCTGCCTTATCAAAAGGAAAGATCCAGAGAGTATTCTTCTCATAAAACGTTTCCTTCAGGAAAAACTGGAACAGCCTGCTCTCATGGAGCTGTTAATAGAAAATCTACCCTCGGAAGGAAACTTTCAGTTTTATCCCATCCTGAAAACCTTCCTCATGGACAAAGATTTTCCATACTGGCCAAGCCTTGTCAAATCCTTTGAAAAAATGCCTCTCAATCTCTGTCTGTCCGATTTATATGCCTTAGTGAGAGATGCAAGTCTAGACAAGATTATTCGGAAAAGAGCGGTTTTACTCCTGCCTCGTTTTGGAGAATTCACCAGTACCCTCTTCATTCTGGAAAACCTCGGCCTTCTGGATCAGGATGAAATGAGTGACCTGGCCTTGTCCATTGTCCGCTCCCAAAAGTCTGAGTTTCTAAAGACCGCTGCCTTTATTTTTTCTGAGCATGATTCGGCTCTGCATCAGAATCTTATGCGCCTGGCCTCCGCGTCGGGGATACAGGAATTGATCCCCGTGATGGAAGAGAAACTCGTTGATGCCGATCCTATGAGTCGAATGGTTTCACTGAGCTGTTTGAAGGAGCTTGATCAAAGGGATTCCATTCCCCTGATGCGGGGACTCTTATACGATCCCGATGAAAGAGTGCGCCGTGAAGCCGCTTCCGTTTTTGTCGATTGGAACAGGGAAGAAACCTTATCTGAAGTGGGAAAGATACTGCAGGATAAAAATGAGAGTCCTTCTGTTCTAAGGGCCATCATCAAGGCCCTGGGGCTGTGTAAAAATAGCAATGTCATCCCCCTTCTCATATCCCTCTCGGAGTGGCAGATAGAGCTGAAAGACAAAATTTTAGAAGCCCTGAGTTTGAAACAATCCAGGGAAGAGATGGCCCTGATCATCAGCCACTTTGCCAGCTCTTCGGATCAGGGCAGGGAATTTTTAATCGAAGTATTCAGGGCAATGGGAGAATCCATTGAAGAGCCCCTCATGGACCTTCTTGGTTCGACCCAGGATCAAACCCTCAAAGAGAGCATTGCCAGCGTTTTGGATAAAACGGGTTATACGGATTTACAAATTGGGCTTCTCAAGAGTCCCTACTCCTCCAGGAGGCTCAGCGCCGCCGGAAATCTCAGCCTCATCGCTTCACTGAATGCCTGCCGCGGTTTGCTCTTTGCCGCAAAGGACATCAACAGAGACATCCGGATTCTGGCCATTAGAGCCCTGGTTCAGATCAGGGAAAACACGGAAATTCTTGAACAATTGAAGGACGATCCCGATAAAAAAGTTCGCCGCTATACCCTCTGGGCCATAGAACGGATGAAGGCCTCCCAGCTTCCCTGA